The following proteins are encoded in a genomic region of Ornithinibacillus sp. 4-3:
- a CDS encoding DUF4303 domain-containing protein: MEELATVIANAARKAFKNLFANGESFYYCTLFTTGEGHEPYISAWSWEALEREANNPTTWSRDSLHKGKIDNVVLSKRKELMKWSYVDSPYYCSGEEHFQYVKKLFEARPSSAQLDEEKWLIEWQLRLEAMELAMKILDKEGLFSLNQARELICILVEVMPPDEINTQIAKRLNEAYNLALQSWLSEAAE, encoded by the coding sequence TTTTGCGAATGGTGAATCCTTTTACTATTGCACGTTGTTCACAACAGGGGAAGGACACGAACCATACATATCAGCTTGGTCGTGGGAGGCATTAGAGCGAGAAGCTAATAATCCAACAACTTGGTCAAGAGATAGTCTGCACAAAGGCAAAATTGATAATGTAGTGTTATCTAAAAGGAAAGAATTAATGAAGTGGTCTTATGTAGATTCTCCATATTACTGTTCAGGTGAAGAACATTTTCAATATGTGAAAAAGCTTTTTGAAGCTCGTCCATCGAGTGCACAACTTGATGAAGAGAAGTGGTTGATAGAATGGCAATTACGTTTAGAGGCAATGGAGCTAGCCATGAAAATACTCGATAAAGAAGGTTTGTTTTCCCTGAATCAAGCAAGAGAATTGATTTGTATCTTAGTTGAAGTCATGCCCCCAGATGAAATAAATACGCAAATAGCCAAACGTTTGAACGAAGCATACAATCTAGCATTACAATCATGGCTATCAGAAGCTGCAGAATGA
- a CDS encoding DUF5713 family protein has product MKEINYLEIMYKDDYYPNFLVDKIKVLLEDGVQYLQQGTHSLEEIQAKFDEITRSINDLEDEFDQHHSEIETVARDSIAVTVMEILQAYNIELDIEDAIREREW; this is encoded by the coding sequence ATGAAAGAGATAAACTACTTAGAAATTATGTATAAAGATGATTATTATCCGAATTTTTTAGTGGATAAAATTAAAGTATTATTGGAAGACGGTGTTCAATATTTACAGCAAGGTACTCATTCTTTAGAGGAAATTCAGGCTAAATTTGATGAAATCACACGCTCTATTAATGATTTAGAAGATGAATTTGATCAACATCATAGTGAAATTGAGACCGTTGCAAGAGATAGTATTGCAGTAACAGTCATGGAGATATTGCAAGCATACAATATTGAGCTTGATATAGAGGATGCAATAAGAGAACGTGAATGGTGA
- a CDS encoding DUF1963 domain-containing protein, with protein MRAAWRKQAIINILEKYDLNLKLEIMGKKELKTLLIEYAEVALRLDLEAEENYAQVGNSRIAGRPDLPPSIKWPCTADGEAYTFLAQINLSELPFLPSDSWPTAGMLYFFLGLDEPAYNIDHQVMYYNGDFADLTLANFPEGVEEVNADEREFIAHRITWQPQLSLPDLGEDSDVLLQEYEELYTEICDVSDALGGGLQTWAGETQLDAYLCRNGMAELLFQTHKTPERVDQQAVEAFTDGRDQYGMHLLEEVLPLLRKYKEHEEQHQQAAKNWQVLFSLSSVDEVNMCWWDAGYLEFLINVEDLKEGRFNNTYLNLATS; from the coding sequence ATGCGGGCTGCTTGGAGGAAACAAGCAATTATAAATATTCTAGAAAAATATGATCTTAACTTGAAATTAGAAATTATGGGAAAGAAAGAGCTAAAAACATTACTAATAGAATATGCTGAGGTGGCGCTGCGTTTAGACCTTGAAGCAGAGGAGAATTATGCACAAGTAGGTAATAGTCGTATAGCAGGGCGGCCAGATTTACCACCATCAATCAAATGGCCATGTACTGCGGATGGGGAAGCTTATACTTTTTTGGCGCAAATTAATTTAAGTGAATTGCCATTTCTGCCTTCAGATAGCTGGCCGACAGCAGGGATGCTTTATTTCTTTTTAGGTTTAGATGAACCAGCCTATAATATTGATCATCAGGTCATGTATTATAATGGCGATTTCGCAGATTTAACTTTAGCTAATTTCCCAGAGGGAGTAGAGGAAGTCAATGCAGATGAGCGTGAATTTATTGCGCATCGTATTACATGGCAACCTCAGTTATCATTACCTGATTTGGGCGAGGATTCAGATGTGCTACTTCAGGAATATGAGGAGCTTTATACAGAGATATGCGATGTGAGTGATGCACTGGGAGGAGGCTTACAAACATGGGCGGGAGAAACGCAGCTCGATGCCTATTTATGTCGTAATGGAATGGCTGAGCTATTATTTCAAACGCATAAAACACCAGAAAGAGTTGATCAGCAAGCGGTAGAAGCATTTACTGATGGGCGTGATCAATATGGTATGCATCTTTTAGAAGAAGTATTGCCACTTTTACGGAAGTATAAGGAACATGAAGAACAACATCAACAGGCTGCAAAAAATTGGCAAGTGTTGTTCTCTTTATCCTCTGTAGATGAAGTAAATATGTGCTGGTGGGACGCTGGATATTTAGAGTTTTTAATTAATGTGGAAGACTTAAAAGAAGGTCGTTTTAACAATACTTATCTTAATTTAGCAACAAGTTAA
- a CDS encoding permease prefix domain 1-containing protein — MRKIKNHVDELFKDIPNSEEKERIKQEIFQNLEEKVYDLMAQGKEEEDAINKAIVEFGNIEELKMELGISKPSKRPDRKKRAKIDLNFSIWGAILIIALFIFINFYYSPDNIWFVYPVFAILWWPLSMFYRWLKIK; from the coding sequence GTGAGAAAGATTAAAAACCATGTAGATGAATTATTTAAAGATATTCCTAATAGTGAGGAAAAAGAAAGAATTAAACAAGAAATCTTTCAAAATCTCGAAGAAAAAGTCTATGATCTTATGGCACAAGGGAAGGAAGAAGAAGATGCCATCAATAAGGCGATTGTAGAATTTGGAAATATTGAAGAATTAAAAATGGAGCTTGGTATCAGCAAACCAAGCAAGAGACCTGATAGAAAAAAGAGAGCAAAAATTGACTTGAATTTTTCCATATGGGGAGCTATTTTAATTATCGCATTGTTCATTTTTATTAATTTCTATTATTCACCTGACAACATTTGGTTTGTTTATCCAGTGTTTGCGATTTTATGGTGGCCCCTTTCTATGTTTTACAGATGGCTGAAAATAAAATGA
- a CDS encoding PadR family transcriptional regulator — protein sequence MIRSDIIRGHLESIILRLIYENDQYGYEISKQISLRTENRFQIKEATLYAVFQRLEKKELIESYYGDVSHGGKRKYYRITTLGKAYFKETVKEWKELKEIIDLFMEGLE from the coding sequence ATGATTAGAAGTGATATTATTCGTGGTCATCTGGAATCCATTATTTTGCGATTAATTTATGAAAATGATCAATATGGTTATGAAATCTCAAAACAAATTAGCTTGAGGACAGAAAATCGTTTCCAAATTAAAGAGGCTACATTATATGCTGTTTTTCAGCGCCTTGAAAAAAAGGAATTAATTGAGTCTTATTATGGCGATGTGTCTCATGGGGGAAAGAGAAAATATTACAGAATTACCACTTTAGGAAAAGCCTATTTCAAAGAAACCGTTAAAGAGTGGAAAGAATTAAAAGAAATCATTGATTTATTTATGGAGGGATTAGAGTGA
- a CDS encoding DUF4274 domain-containing protein yields the protein MNWTTISKSKNISQVQEALTKLDIHERDARGRTPLLIFITNRAPVESIKLLLDHGAELEVADRLGETPLKKAVKFQHRETIELLLDYGAKLDAPGGILESAWNIARFRDFSLADLLIETRGAVRLTLTNEENQLVDDILHQESEKICHEIKQLSSTELLHAVVQRYNWDNGIEAMLTVFEHPACAEITVLDMYDLLEGDSWLEMEGDLYTEAQACKKFAEKLKPAIDTYYERFKV from the coding sequence ATGAACTGGACAACGATTAGTAAATCCAAAAATATCTCTCAGGTCCAAGAAGCTTTAACAAAATTGGATATTCATGAACGTGATGCGCGAGGAAGGACACCTTTATTGATTTTTATCACAAACCGAGCACCAGTTGAATCAATTAAATTATTATTAGATCATGGAGCAGAACTGGAAGTAGCAGATAGATTAGGAGAGACTCCATTAAAAAAAGCAGTCAAGTTTCAACATAGGGAGACGATCGAACTTCTGCTTGATTACGGAGCTAAATTAGATGCACCTGGCGGAATCTTGGAATCTGCATGGAATATTGCCCGTTTTCGAGATTTTTCATTAGCCGATTTATTGATTGAAACAAGAGGAGCTGTGCGCTTAACTTTAACAAATGAGGAAAATCAATTAGTAGATGATATACTACATCAAGAATCTGAAAAAATATGTCATGAAATTAAGCAATTATCCTCAACGGAACTCTTACATGCCGTTGTGCAGCGATATAATTGGGATAATGGGATAGAAGCGATGTTAACTGTTTTTGAACATCCGGCGTGTGCCGAAATTACGGTGCTTGATATGTATGATTTGTTGGAAGGAGATTCCTGGCTAGAAATGGAAGGAGATCTTTATACAGAGGCACAAGCTTGTAAGAAGTTTGCCGAAAAGTTGAAGCCAGCTATTGATACCTATTATGAACGCTTTAAGGTATAA
- a CDS encoding GNAT family N-acetyltransferase, giving the protein MEFNTERLVIRPFQYDDLQDVFNIYNNDDICKYLLHDKWTQENMCEEFSPKLENNLLTEGTPLSLAVVSDAKVIGDLSVWYTGMKDTVEIGYSFSKEASGKGYATEAVSALVKKLFIDFNVHRIQANLDARNKASQKLCERVGMRKEAHFIQDFWNKGEWTDSIVFGMLASDLN; this is encoded by the coding sequence TTGGAATTTAATACAGAAAGATTAGTCATTAGACCATTTCAGTATGATGACTTACAGGATGTGTTTAATATTTATAATAACGATGACATTTGTAAATATCTCTTACATGATAAGTGGACACAGGAAAATATGTGTGAAGAATTTAGTCCAAAGCTAGAAAATAATCTGCTGACAGAAGGGACACCTTTAAGTTTAGCAGTAGTAAGTGATGCTAAAGTAATTGGTGATTTATCTGTATGGTATACAGGAATGAAGGATACTGTTGAAATTGGTTATAGTTTTTCTAAAGAGGCTTCTGGAAAAGGCTATGCAACAGAAGCGGTGAGTGCTTTAGTGAAGAAGTTGTTTATCGATTTTAATGTACACAGGATACAAGCTAATCTTGACGCAAGAAATAAGGCATCGCAGAAATTATGTGAACGTGTAGGAATGAGGAAAGAAGCTCATTTTATTCAGGATTTCTGGAATAAAGGTGAATGGACAGATAGTATTGTGTTTGGAATGCTGGCTTCTGATTTAAATTAA
- a CDS encoding ABC transporter permease, translating into MINLLKMDLNRFFSNKIMYVLLLVFIAFQIFGIFMLKQYAQPAVQGEMLISSMNESQFIQMMLGQTPSWVLMYIAVFSVYFYITEYNSGFYKNYISMKNARRNSVLSKILILGIFTMLIFLAMLMADLIGRSLFFGHATIGDLGYFIKLLIGQFLLHWAFSIVVMCVAMIIKNVIAIIVIGIVLSLNALGMVISALESLISNTNLSSYLLVNTITSTKDLHHTNDVIHVAGVAVIFLAVFSVIAIKYKMKEDLR; encoded by the coding sequence ATGATTAATCTACTCAAAATGGATCTAAACCGTTTCTTTTCAAATAAAATAATGTATGTATTATTACTTGTCTTTATTGCTTTTCAAATCTTTGGCATATTTATGCTGAAACAATATGCCCAGCCTGCTGTCCAAGGAGAAATGCTAATCAGCAGTATGAATGAAAGTCAATTTATCCAAATGATGCTAGGTCAAACTCCATCATGGGTATTAATGTATATTGCTGTATTCAGCGTCTACTTTTATATCACTGAATACAACTCTGGCTTTTATAAAAATTATATATCCATGAAAAACGCGCGAAGGAATTCTGTCCTTTCAAAAATCCTGATCCTAGGAATATTCACCATGCTTATATTCCTTGCGATGCTTATGGCTGATTTAATTGGAAGATCATTGTTCTTTGGTCATGCTACTATCGGAGATTTAGGGTACTTCATAAAGCTACTAATCGGACAGTTTTTACTCCATTGGGCATTTTCCATTGTAGTAATGTGTGTAGCCATGATTATTAAAAATGTAATCGCCATTATTGTAATTGGAATCGTCCTCTCATTGAATGCCTTGGGAATGGTCATAAGTGCATTAGAGTCTCTTATTAGCAACACAAATCTATCTTCCTACTTATTAGTGAACACAATTACGAGCACAAAAGACTTACATCATACAAATGATGTTATTCATGTTGCTGGTGTGGCAGTCATTTTCTTAGCTGTATTTTCTGTGATAGCTATCAAATATAAAATGAAAGAGGATTTACGATAA
- a CDS encoding ABC transporter ATP-binding protein: protein MSSEIIEVKQLTKKFKAKVAVDNVDFKIRKGEIFGLIGPNGAGKSTLLKMIGGLIYPSSGKIHLFDHAVQENHSYFERMGLLIENTGVYPNYSAYKNLDLIAISYGLKDRQRYINDLLKLVGLDRTHKKKVKNFSMGMKQRLGIAVALIGSPDVLILDEPINGLDPQGISEIRKLILDLNKTGITIIISSHILEELSKVATKYVILHHGKVIENISKEELLLQCENRIELEVDEAKMAIPILEKNLGIQRYKVINERIIHIHDTHVESQQIVKTLAENGVFVHYITKHKQSLEQYFLERTGSGGDTHD, encoded by the coding sequence ATGTCGAGTGAAATTATTGAAGTGAAACAGCTAACCAAAAAATTTAAAGCAAAAGTAGCCGTAGATAACGTAGATTTCAAAATACGGAAGGGTGAAATCTTCGGATTGATCGGTCCAAATGGAGCTGGAAAATCTACTTTGCTGAAAATGATTGGGGGATTGATCTATCCTTCATCTGGAAAAATTCATTTATTTGATCATGCAGTACAAGAAAACCATTCTTATTTCGAGCGAATGGGTTTATTAATTGAAAATACAGGAGTATACCCAAATTATTCTGCTTATAAAAATCTTGATTTAATAGCCATTTCCTATGGGCTAAAAGATCGTCAGAGATATATTAACGACCTACTAAAGCTAGTTGGTTTGGATAGAACTCACAAGAAGAAGGTCAAAAACTTTTCCATGGGTATGAAGCAAAGATTAGGGATAGCAGTTGCATTAATAGGAAGTCCAGATGTGTTAATTTTGGATGAACCCATTAATGGACTTGATCCACAAGGTATTTCTGAAATCCGGAAGTTGATTTTGGATTTGAATAAGACAGGAATTACTATCATTATTTCCAGCCATATATTGGAGGAGTTATCAAAGGTGGCAACCAAATATGTAATCCTTCATCATGGTAAGGTTATTGAAAATATTTCTAAAGAAGAATTATTGCTTCAATGTGAAAATCGTATTGAATTAGAAGTTGACGAAGCTAAAATGGCTATTCCTATTTTGGAAAAAAATCTAGGAATTCAAAGATACAAAGTAATCAATGAACGTATCATTCATATCCATGATACACATGTGGAAAGCCAACAAATCGTTAAAACACTTGCTGAAAACGGGGTCTTTGTTCACTACATTACAAAACATAAACAGAGTTTAGAACAATACTTTTTGGAACGGACAGGAAGCGGCGGTGATACACATGATTAA
- a CDS encoding response regulator transcription factor has protein sequence MLENESRQPHILIIEDDEHINNIIYDVLQKENFLCTQAFSGSEGKINVSQQAYDLIILDLMLPGLSGEAFMNELRTDLQYDTPVIVLSAKEKLDHKLNLFDLGADDYVTKPFEVEELLARIHVHLKRNTKIRTTTSYRHKNLTLDSDTMSVTVHQSELNLTRQEYKIIELLIKNPTRVFTRQDLYELAWDEIYVGEDKTITVHISNIRNKIKAFDDENYIETVWGIGFRLSK, from the coding sequence ATGCTAGAGAATGAAAGTAGACAACCTCATATCCTAATTATTGAGGATGATGAGCATATCAATAATATTATCTATGATGTCCTGCAGAAAGAGAATTTCCTATGTACACAAGCCTTTTCTGGTAGTGAAGGGAAAATAAATGTTAGTCAGCAAGCCTATGACCTTATTATCTTAGACCTTATGCTTCCAGGTTTATCAGGAGAAGCTTTTATGAATGAACTAAGAACAGATTTACAGTATGACACACCAGTGATTGTACTATCTGCCAAAGAAAAGCTCGATCACAAATTAAACTTATTTGATTTGGGAGCTGACGATTATGTCACCAAGCCGTTTGAAGTAGAAGAATTGCTCGCCAGAATCCATGTACATCTCAAAAGAAATACTAAAATTAGAACCACTACATCCTACAGACATAAAAACTTAACTTTAGATAGTGACACAATGAGTGTTACCGTTCATCAATCAGAATTAAATCTTACTAGGCAAGAATATAAAATCATTGAACTCTTAATAAAAAATCCAACACGTGTGTTTACTAGACAGGACTTATATGAGCTAGCTTGGGATGAAATATATGTTGGAGAAGATAAGACCATTACTGTTCACATCAGTAATATTCGTAATAAAATCAAAGCCTTTGATGATGAGAATTATATTGAAACAGTATGGGGGATTGGTTTTCGGTTAAGCAAATAA
- a CDS encoding sensor histidine kinase — MLIALILISIAFIIQTVYLLYYKNQVKDIGNQLTFISKHHSFKFIQSQIKPKEIYQLMEVCNTFLRKQRDQNQAFIKKNEEINQTIVSLSHDIRTPLTSLDGYLQLAERSENPDEKAHYVSLAQTRIKQIITLVDELFLYTKLQNPDYHLKLESVDLVNTLKKRLFFFIDEFNQNGEEPDISLPELPVYMMGDQNALERVYENIIRNYFSHGEGTLTIQYEESQNEARLHFRNLLKQSQLINFNKIFTRFYKEDSSRSHPSSGLGLSIVKSLVEKMDGHVHADLEAINFVSV, encoded by the coding sequence ATGCTTATTGCCTTAATCCTAATATCCATCGCATTTATCATTCAGACAGTTTACTTGCTGTACTACAAAAACCAGGTAAAGGATATTGGAAATCAGCTAACCTTTATTTCAAAGCATCATTCCTTCAAGTTTATTCAGTCTCAAATTAAACCTAAAGAAATTTATCAACTGATGGAAGTATGCAATACATTTCTTCGCAAGCAAAGAGACCAAAACCAAGCATTTATAAAGAAAAATGAAGAAATCAATCAGACAATTGTTAGCTTATCCCATGACATACGAACTCCACTCACCTCACTTGACGGTTACCTACAGCTAGCTGAGCGCTCTGAAAATCCCGATGAGAAAGCACATTATGTTTCTTTGGCTCAGACTAGAATAAAACAGATTATTACACTTGTAGATGAACTGTTCTTATATACAAAATTGCAAAACCCAGATTATCATTTAAAGCTTGAATCCGTTGATTTAGTTAATACACTGAAGAAACGTTTATTCTTTTTCATCGATGAATTTAATCAAAATGGTGAGGAACCAGACATTAGTCTCCCAGAGCTCCCTGTCTATATGATGGGTGATCAGAATGCATTAGAGAGAGTCTATGAAAATATTATTAGAAATTATTTTTCCCACGGAGAAGGAACTTTAACAATCCAGTATGAAGAAAGTCAAAATGAAGCTCGACTACATTTTCGTAACCTGCTGAAACAAAGCCAATTGATTAATTTCAACAAGATATTTACTCGTTTTTATAAAGAAGATTCCTCGCGTAGCCATCCTTCTTCGGGATTAGGTCTTTCCATTGTAAAATCACTTGTTGAGAAAATGGATGGCCATGTCCATGCTGATTTAGAGGCAATCAATTTTGTATCAGTGTGA